The nucleotide window GCAGGGTTAGAACCGGACACCTGTTTCTACATCCAGAACGCTGAACGGGTGCGATCGCTGATGCGGATGAATATGGAGCAAGACCCACCCCCCGATCTGGCGATCGAAGCGGACGTTACCTCGAAAACGACCCTGGAAGCCTATGCTGCGCTGCAAGTGCCAGAAGTCTGGCTTTATGACAATGGCAAGCTAAAGATCAACCTGTTGCAGAACGCAACCTATCAGGAATCGGCAACCAGTCCCACCTTTCCCGCTTTGCCCATCGTTGAAATGGTGCCCCGCTTAATCCAGCAAGCCTTTCAGGATGGCACTAGCACCATGCTGCGATCGCTCCGTAAAGAACTTGCCAAAAGCCAGTAAGCCCCCTTGTAGAACCAGCGACTATGCCAGCAAAGAAGCCCTACGGCAACACTCCCATCGATAGCGTCAAACACCAGGACAAACGCGCGAATATCCCTACGGAGGAGTTGCGAGGGTTTGTGGCGGACGACGAAAAGAAACCCAAAATTGTGAAATACCAGCGGGATGAGTCGCGTGATCCGCAACTGGTTTGGCAGGGCAAGGATGAGCAGGATAGCCAAGATCTAGAAGTGCCTGCGGTGCCCATCTACATTCAGGAGAAGATTCATCCCCATGCCATTATTGAAGACTTTCGCCAGCAGGCAAAACAGCATGAGCCAGAACAGCTAGGGCTGTTTGCCTCCGATTTCAATGGCTTAGAGTTTGACAAGCTGATCGAGTTTTATGAACACAAAGACGGGCTGAAGTGGTCGAACCGGATGATTTTGGGCGATTCTCTGCTGGTGATGAACTCGCTGGCAGAAAAGGAAGGGCTGAAGGGCAAAGTCCAGATGATTTACCTCGATCCGCCCTACGGCATTAAGTTTGGCTCCAACTGGCAGGTTTCCACCCGGAAGCGGGACGTGAAGGATGGCAAGGTAGAGGATGTCACCCGCCAACCGGAACAGATTCGGGCATTTCGGGATACCTGGGAAAAGGGGATTCATTCCTATTTGGCGTACCTGCGCGATCGCCTGGTGGTTGCCAGGGAATTACTGACAGAAACAGGCAGCATTTTTGTCCAAATTGGCGATGAAAATATTCATCGAGTCAGGTGCTTGATGGATGAAGTCTTTGGCAGTAGTAATTTTTCAACACTCATTACTTTTACAAAGACCTCACCGCTAGGTGGTGATCTACTCCCCTCAACAACAGACTTTATCCTCTGGTATGCAAAAGATATTGAAAAAGTTAAGTATAGGCAGATCTTTTATGAGAAAAAGCCAGGTGAACTGGGAGCTTCAAGATATTCAGGAGTTGAGCTAGGTGATGGCACTCGAATTTCAGCAAGTTTATATCAAGGTGATCTAGGCTTGGTTCGGCTATATGCAGATAGTGATACTTCTGCTATGTATACAACACCTCATTTGGCTTTGCCACTGGAATATAACGGACGAATATTTACACCAAACAAGGGTCGTCAGTGGCAAACAACCCTAGAAGGAATGAACCGATTAGGGATTGTTGGGCGTTTAATTGTTCAAGGTAACAACTTAAGATATATTCGCTACTTAAATGATTTTCCTGTTAATCCTTTATCTAATATTTGGACAGATATTGGAGGAATTCAAAGTCGTAGCGACCCAAAGGTTTATGTAGTTCAAACTGCTACATCTGCAATTCAACGTTGTCTTTTAATGACCACTGACCCTGGAGATTTGGTTCTCGATCCCACCTGTGGCAGTGGTACCACTGCTCACGTTGCCGAACAGTGGGGACGACGCTGGATCACCATCGATACCAGCCGCGTAGCTCTTGCCCTTGCCCGCACGCGCCTCATGGCTGCCCGCTTCCCCTACTACCTGCTGGCAGATTCCCCTGAGGGCAGGCAAAAAGAGCAGGAAATTCTGGGCATCTCAATGTGATTCCCGCCAACTTTGGCAAACGCACTCCACAAGCAGCGGAAAACCCTCACCCTGCCTCCGGCTTCCCTCTCCCGTGGGGAGAGGGAAGCCGGAGGCAGGGTGAGGGCAGAAACCGACATCAAGAAAGGCTTTGTCTACAAACGGGTGCCCCACGTTACCCTCAAAGCCATTGCCAATAACCCCGAAATCGATACGATTCATGAGCAGTGGCAGCAGCAGCTAGAACCGATCCGCACTCAGCTAAATCAACTCCTCAAGCAAGCCTGGGAAGACTGGCAGATTCCCCGCGAACCGGAAGAGAAATGGTCACAGCAGGCAAAAGACCTGTTAACCCAATGGTGGAGCCTGCGACAGCAACGGCAACAGGAAATTGATGCCTCCATTGCCCGCAATGCCGACACCGAAATTCTCTACGATCAGCCCTACGAAGACACCAAACGCCTGCGAGTCACCGGCCCCTTCACCGTTGAAAGCCTCTCACCCCACCGGGTTCTCTCTGCCGATGAAGAACGCCCCACCGCCGAAGCCGATGGGCAACAACAAGCCTCCGATCAGTTTGAAACCCGCATCATCGAAAACCTGAGAAAAGCAGGGGTACAGAATACCGTTAAGCAAGAGCGTTTGAAGTTTGACTCCCTCGAACCCCATCCGGGAACCTGGATACATGCCACGGGCGAATACACCGATGCTGATGACAAGGTGAAAAAAGTCGCCGTTTCCATCGGTCCCGAATATGGCACCGTCAGCGCCGACGACATCCGAGAAGCCGCCAAAGAAGCGGTTCAGGGCATTGGCTATGACTTGCTGATCGTCTGTGGTTTTGCGTTTGATCCCAGTGTGCCAGAAGAGGCAAAACGCTATGGCAAACTCATCGTTCTCCCCACCCGTATGAACTCTGATCTGTTGCTAGGGGATGAACTCCTGAAAAAAACCGGATCAGCGAACCTGTTCATGGTCTTCGGTGAACCCGATATCGAAATCAAACAGCAGGGCGGCAAAGTCACCGTCACCCTACACGGTCTAGACATCTACGACCCGACTACTGGCGAGATTCGCAGCCATGCCACCGATGACATCGCCTGCTGGTTCATCGACACCCACTACAACGGGGAAAGCTTTTTCGTCCGTCATGCCTACTTCACCGGAGCCGATCAACCCTACGACAAACTCAAACGTGCCCTCAAAGCCGAAATCGATGAATCTGCCTGGTCTGATCTCTACTCCACCACCAGCCGCCCCTTCGATGCCCCATCCCGCAACGGCAAACCCGGAAAAATCGCCGTCAAGGTAATCAACCATTACGGTGATGAAGTCTTGAAGGTATATGAAGTTCAAGCCGTGTGACTATATGAGAGACTTTGCCCCAACAACTCCCTGAACATTTGCCCGTACTCAGGAGCAAAATATGCTAATCGTGCTTCAGCGAGAATCTTATAGAGCGCGTTCTGGGGATTAGCCATGATGACAATCAGAAATGCGATATTAGTAACGTGAGAGCAGGAGGAAGACGATGAAAAAGAAGTTGAACAGCCCCAGCCCAGAAGCTATGGCAATGATCAACGCTCATCGAGAACGGTGGTTCTCCAAGGAAACACCAGAACAACTAGCTGAACGGAGAGCTAAATCTGCTGCTAAAATTGCTGCGCTGGAAGCTGAGGAAAAGGAAGAAGAAGCAGCGTTTCGCAGGCAGGAAGCGATAGAGTCAACGTGGTTCTGGGAAGAAGGATACGACGCTACTCATTAGTTTAGTTTTTTCAACGCCACGAGAATAACTGCCGGGGTGGGGGTAGGGTGACCGGAGCCGGACGACCCGTACCTTCATTGGAGCCTCACGCTTATCTTTTGCGGCAGCCATAATCTTCTCCCTTCTCTTCTCTCTTTAACCGCACCTGATTACCTGCTTTGTTGAACGGTTGCGGCGCTCGTAGGCAACCCGGATCGGGCTTTTCTCCTCCTCTGCCATGACAGACTGATACTCCGCTGTGGGAATGTTCTTGCGCTTCGCCTCTTCGTGCTTGAGGGCTTCGACCTTTTTGGAGTTGGGGGACTTGGGAGGCATGGGTACGGAGTGGATGGTGCCGTGGATAGTGGGTAGTGGGGGATGGTGGCAGGAGGCGATCTACGACGTGGAATGTCTTGTGCTTGAG belongs to Neosynechococcus sphagnicola sy1 and includes:
- a CDS encoding Uma2 family endonuclease encodes the protein MTVAIPIQTIKLSPGSHVLISGVTWEQYEELLEDLGEERRVPRINYCNETLEIMSPLPAHERPHRIIADIVKAMLDAQDRAWEDFGSTTFKKLKRAGLEPDTCFYIQNAERVRSLMRMNMEQDPPPDLAIEADVTSKTTLEAYAALQVPEVWLYDNGKLKINLLQNATYQESATSPTFPALPIVEMVPRLIQQAFQDGTSTMLRSLRKELAKSQ
- a CDS encoding site-specific DNA-methyltransferase, which translates into the protein MPAKKPYGNTPIDSVKHQDKRANIPTEELRGFVADDEKKPKIVKYQRDESRDPQLVWQGKDEQDSQDLEVPAVPIYIQEKIHPHAIIEDFRQQAKQHEPEQLGLFASDFNGLEFDKLIEFYEHKDGLKWSNRMILGDSLLVMNSLAEKEGLKGKVQMIYLDPPYGIKFGSNWQVSTRKRDVKDGKVEDVTRQPEQIRAFRDTWEKGIHSYLAYLRDRLVVARELLTETGSIFVQIGDENIHRVRCLMDEVFGSSNFSTLITFTKTSPLGGDLLPSTTDFILWYAKDIEKVKYRQIFYEKKPGELGASRYSGVELGDGTRISASLYQGDLGLVRLYADSDTSAMYTTPHLALPLEYNGRIFTPNKGRQWQTTLEGMNRLGIVGRLIVQGNNLRYIRYLNDFPVNPLSNIWTDIGGIQSRSDPKVYVVQTATSAIQRCLLMTTDPGDLVLDPTCGSGTTAHVAEQWGRRWITIDTSRVALALARTRLMAARFPYYLLADSPEGRQKEQEILGISM